The following are encoded in a window of Chitinophagaceae bacterium genomic DNA:
- a CDS encoding prolyl oligopeptidase family serine peptidase, producing MKNIFIIALLFIGNSLFAQDAIEYQVPPKEIYDLVMAKPTPGVSFDSKGQYMLLLDRSDMPSVEDLAQPELRIAGLRINPNNFGPSRTSYFTNITIKEVATGKEFPVTGLPANLKAGNLQWSPDEDKAAFTNTTGNGIDIYVLGIKTRKATKINKAAVNLVLNAAFDWIDNNSLLYAAVNKPLSMAPKKPLAPKGPVVQQNLGKVAASVTFQDLIKSPFDETQFEFYASTQLVKNTNGIETKIGTPAIYSSVNISPDKKYLLVKRIDKPFSYLVTAGGFNSTMMITDMNLVTVKVLAKLPSSELAPRGNDNVLNAPRGYGWLSNSPATVRWIEPLDSGLIKNKMDHHDAAFTLAAPFTGTPKELVKTAERMYSITDVTADLFFVTEGSRAKHRMKMSKMYGNGKMEVLVDRSTDDAYNDPGSPLTEKNKWGRTVPKLINGSQLVMRGNGASAKGDLPFLNSFDINTKETKQLWRCEEPYYETVTDVLDYDKLIIVTNRQSQDEQPNYYLRDLKNNSVKAITGFPDPQPGLRGITKQKITYKRKDGVDLAADLYLPKGYDAKKDGPLPVIMWAYPREFKSAADAAQLRGSKYTFTRVGYGSVVFWATQGYAIMDNTEFPIVGEGDKQPNDNFVDQLTWSAEAAIDKVAEMGVGDRNRVAVGGHSYGAFMTANLLAHTKLFKAGIARSGAYNRTLTPFGFQNEERTYWQAPEVYFKMSPFSYASQIKTPMLMIHGEADNNPGTFPIQSERLYNAIKGHGGTVRFVQLPFESHGYAAKENILHMLWEQDQWLSKYVKYYGTPYVK from the coding sequence ATGAAAAATATCTTCATCATCGCCCTGCTGTTCATTGGCAACAGCCTCTTCGCCCAGGATGCCATCGAATACCAGGTACCGCCCAAAGAGATTTACGACCTGGTAATGGCAAAACCAACCCCCGGCGTCAGCTTCGACAGTAAAGGGCAATACATGCTCCTGCTCGACCGGAGTGACATGCCATCGGTGGAAGACCTTGCCCAGCCCGAGTTACGCATCGCCGGGCTACGGATAAACCCAAACAATTTCGGACCCAGCAGGACCAGCTATTTTACCAATATCACCATTAAAGAAGTGGCAACCGGCAAAGAATTCCCTGTTACCGGCTTACCGGCTAACCTGAAAGCCGGCAACCTGCAATGGAGCCCCGATGAAGACAAAGCCGCTTTCACCAATACCACCGGCAACGGCATTGATATTTATGTGTTGGGTATTAAAACCCGCAAAGCAACCAAAATAAACAAAGCTGCCGTTAACCTGGTTTTAAACGCGGCTTTCGACTGGATAGACAACAACAGCCTGCTCTATGCTGCCGTAAACAAGCCGCTCAGCATGGCGCCAAAAAAACCACTGGCACCAAAAGGCCCGGTTGTACAGCAGAACTTAGGCAAGGTAGCTGCCAGCGTTACCTTCCAGGACCTGATAAAATCTCCCTTTGATGAAACACAGTTTGAATTTTATGCCAGCACCCAACTGGTAAAAAACACCAATGGCATTGAAACGAAGATCGGTACACCAGCCATATACAGCAGTGTAAATATATCTCCTGATAAAAAATACCTGCTTGTAAAAAGAATTGACAAACCCTTTTCCTATTTAGTTACCGCCGGTGGCTTTAACAGCACCATGATGATAACCGACATGAACCTGGTCACTGTAAAAGTGCTGGCAAAATTACCGAGCAGCGAGCTGGCGCCAAGAGGAAACGACAATGTATTGAATGCACCCCGTGGTTATGGCTGGTTAAGTAATTCGCCGGCAACCGTAAGGTGGATAGAGCCATTGGACAGCGGCCTCATCAAAAATAAAATGGATCACCATGATGCAGCTTTTACGTTAGCAGCTCCATTTACCGGCACGCCAAAAGAACTCGTAAAAACTGCCGAACGCATGTACAGTATAACGGATGTTACTGCCGATCTTTTCTTTGTTACCGAAGGTTCGCGGGCAAAACACCGAATGAAGATGAGCAAGATGTATGGCAATGGAAAAATGGAAGTGCTGGTTGACCGGAGTACCGACGATGCGTATAACGATCCCGGTTCACCCCTCACCGAAAAAAACAAATGGGGCCGTACTGTTCCCAAACTGATCAACGGTTCACAGTTGGTCATGCGGGGGAATGGCGCTTCAGCCAAAGGCGACCTGCCTTTCCTAAACAGTTTCGACATCAATACCAAAGAGACCAAACAGCTCTGGCGCTGCGAAGAACCCTATTATGAGACCGTGACCGATGTGCTGGACTATGATAAGCTGATCATTGTTACCAACAGGCAAAGCCAGGATGAACAACCCAATTATTACCTGCGTGACCTGAAAAATAATTCCGTAAAAGCCATCACCGGTTTCCCCGATCCGCAACCCGGGCTGCGTGGCATCACCAAACAGAAGATCACGTACAAGCGCAAAGATGGTGTTGACCTGGCTGCCGACCTATACCTGCCAAAAGGTTACGATGCAAAAAAAGACGGGCCATTACCTGTTATCATGTGGGCCTATCCCCGTGAATTTAAAAGTGCAGCCGATGCGGCACAATTGCGTGGCAGCAAATACACATTTACCCGGGTAGGCTATGGCTCTGTTGTTTTCTGGGCTACGCAGGGGTATGCTATTATGGATAACACCGAGTTCCCCATTGTGGGCGAAGGCGACAAACAACCCAACGATAACTTTGTGGACCAGCTGACCTGGAGCGCTGAAGCCGCCATTGATAAAGTGGCGGAAATGGGTGTTGGCGACCGCAACCGGGTGGCTGTTGGCGGCCACAGTTACGGGGCATTCATGACCGCAAACCTGCTGGCACATACAAAATTGTTCAAGGCAGGCATTGCCCGCAGCGGCGCTTACAACCGCACCCTCACCCCATTTGGTTTCCAGAATGAGGAACGTACCTACTGGCAGGCGCCCGAAGTGTATTTTAAAATGAGCCCCTTCAGTTATGCAAGCCAGATCAAAACACCGATGCTGATGATACACGGCGAAGCCGACAACAACCCCGGCACCTTTCCCATACAAAGCGAACGCCTGTACAATGCCATCAAAGGCCATGGCGGCACGGTACGTTTTGTGCAACTGCCATTTGAAAGTCATGGTTATGCCGCAAAGGAAAATATACTGCACATGCTTTGGGAACAGGACCAGTGGCTGAGCAAATATGTGAAGTATTATGGTACGCCGTATGTGAAGTAA
- a CDS encoding SDR family oxidoreductase → MNLIVFGATGQVGKQLVQQALFKGHHVKAFGRNVYTTVFLQADDLQLVQGALFDEGEVYKAVKGCDAVLSAIGGASDGSDKTRTLGMKNIIKQMNKAGVKRIVALGGLGVLNADETRLLIDKEDYPPEYKAVGLEHKKAFELLNQSGLDWTFVCSPDIIDKGPTGSYVTNAGYPPEQNKYRINTGDLAMFMLNELEKNEYIKQRVGISN, encoded by the coding sequence GTGAACCTCATCGTATTCGGAGCCACCGGCCAGGTGGGTAAGCAACTGGTTCAGCAGGCGCTGTTCAAAGGCCATCATGTAAAAGCATTTGGAAGGAATGTTTATACCACCGTTTTTTTGCAGGCAGATGACCTGCAACTGGTACAAGGGGCTTTGTTTGATGAAGGCGAAGTGTATAAAGCGGTCAAAGGTTGCGATGCGGTGCTCTCTGCCATTGGCGGCGCCTCCGACGGAAGCGATAAGACCCGTACGCTCGGTATGAAGAACATCATAAAGCAAATGAACAAGGCGGGCGTGAAGCGGATCGTTGCGCTTGGCGGCCTGGGCGTTCTGAATGCAGATGAGACCAGACTGTTGATCGACAAAGAGGATTACCCGCCGGAATATAAAGCCGTGGGCCTGGAGCATAAAAAAGCGTTTGAACTGCTGAACCAAAGCGGGCTGGACTGGACCTTTGTTTGTTCTCCCGATATTATTGACAAGGGGCCAACGGGCAGCTATGTCACCAATGCCGGTTATCCTCCCGAACAGAATAAATACAGGATCAATACCGGTGACCTGGCCATGTTCATGCTGAATGAACTGGAAAAGAATGAGTACATTAAACAACGCGTTGGAATTTCAAACTGA
- a CDS encoding N-acetyltransferase, with translation MLIQQKQDGSKGSFYVEEQGRPLAEMTWSMTGTDLMIIDHTEVSDELRGKNVGYQLVNAAVEYARANHIRILPLCPFANSVFKRKAEEFGDVLRGN, from the coding sequence ATGCTGATACAACAGAAACAGGATGGCAGCAAAGGCTCCTTTTATGTGGAAGAGCAAGGAAGGCCGCTGGCCGAAATGACCTGGTCGATGACCGGAACCGACCTGATGATCATTGACCACACCGAGGTATCAGATGAATTAAGGGGTAAAAATGTGGGCTACCAGCTGGTGAACGCTGCCGTGGAATATGCCCGGGCAAACCACATCAGAATTTTACCACTCTGTCCCTTTGCAAACTCCGTTTTCAAAAGAAAAGCAGAAGAATTTGGCGACGTACTCAGGGGGAATTGA
- a CDS encoding anthranilate synthase component I family protein, whose amino-acid sequence MKRIEIQTTYKKMLADVYTPVGIYLRLRDRFRDTILLESTDFHAGENSYSFIGVNAIAGIEVSNPSVIEFKLPGQHAERIRIDTPGDVTRHLREFMQRFEIKGAVTKPVRVAQGLFGYTSYEAVQFFDDIPPPDGYRDSPGGEGSGIPLIRYRLYQYMIAIDHFKDELLLCENQVQGIESELEIIESLIRNRDVPVFPFRSVGEEMSNMTDAAYVEMVKKGIAACYRGDVFQVVLSRRFEQHFTGDDFNVSRALRSINPSPYLFYFDYGDYKLMGSSPESQLIVDKGKAVVHPIAGTFKRTGDDEQDELLAVQLKNEPKENAEHVMLVDLARNDLSRVCSEVAVTQYKKINYYSHVIHLVSEVTGKVDGDINPFTLLAATFPAGTLSGAPKIKAMQLISEYETTARGYYGGAIGFIGFDNSINHAIMIRTFLSRDNTLFYQAGAGIVAASEPETELQEVNNKLNALKQAIEGAGNID is encoded by the coding sequence ATGAAAAGAATAGAGATACAAACCACGTACAAAAAAATGCTCGCCGATGTATATACACCTGTTGGCATTTACCTGCGCCTGCGTGACCGGTTCAGGGATACGATACTATTGGAGAGTACCGATTTCCACGCCGGGGAGAACAGTTATTCATTCATCGGTGTCAATGCCATTGCAGGAATTGAGGTAAGCAATCCTTCTGTCATTGAATTTAAACTTCCGGGCCAGCATGCTGAACGGATCAGGATCGATACCCCGGGGGACGTAACCCGGCATCTCCGGGAATTCATGCAGCGGTTTGAAATAAAGGGGGCCGTAACAAAACCGGTACGTGTTGCACAGGGGTTATTTGGTTATACCAGCTATGAGGCGGTTCAGTTCTTTGATGACATACCCCCTCCCGATGGGTATCGGGACTCTCCAGGAGGAGAGGGGAGCGGCATTCCGTTAATACGTTACCGCCTTTATCAGTACATGATCGCCATCGATCATTTTAAAGATGAACTGCTCCTTTGCGAAAACCAGGTACAGGGGATAGAGAGTGAGCTGGAAATAATTGAAAGCCTGATCAGGAACCGCGACGTTCCTGTTTTTCCATTCAGGAGTGTTGGAGAAGAGATGTCCAATATGACCGATGCAGCCTATGTGGAAATGGTGAAGAAGGGGATCGCCGCCTGTTACCGGGGAGATGTATTCCAGGTTGTGCTCAGCAGGCGTTTTGAGCAGCATTTTACCGGGGATGATTTTAATGTATCCCGGGCACTGCGGAGCATCAACCCGAGCCCGTATTTATTTTATTTTGATTACGGCGATTATAAACTGATGGGTTCTTCACCCGAAAGCCAGCTGATCGTTGACAAAGGTAAGGCTGTTGTTCATCCCATTGCCGGCACGTTCAAGAGAACGGGCGATGATGAACAGGATGAACTGCTTGCGGTACAATTGAAGAACGAACCAAAGGAAAATGCCGAACACGTGATGCTGGTTGACCTGGCCCGGAATGACCTGAGCAGGGTGTGCAGCGAAGTAGCAGTGACGCAATACAAGAAAATAAATTACTATAGCCATGTCATACATTTGGTGAGCGAAGTGACCGGGAAAGTGGATGGTGACATAAACCCGTTCACCTTGCTGGCGGCCACTTTTCCGGCAGGTACGTTAAGCGGGGCTCCGAAAATAAAGGCCATGCAGCTGATCAGTGAATATGAAACAACAGCCCGCGGTTATTATGGCGGGGCCATCGGTTTCATCGGTTTCGACAACAGCATCAACCATGCCATCATGATCCGTACATTTTTGAGCAGGGATAATACCCTGTTCTACCAGGCGGGTGCCGGTATCGTAGCAGCCAGTGAACCGGAAACTGAACTGCAGGAAGTGAATAATAAACTGAACGCATTGAAACAGGCCATTGAAGGGGCAGGAAATATCGATTAA
- a CDS encoding aminodeoxychorismate/anthranilate synthase component II, which yields MKILVFDNYDSFTYNLVHLVEKITGEKIDVFRNDRIGLADIAVYDKIILSPGPGIPKEAGLLLPLIKEYAASKSILGVCLGHQAIAEAFGGTLVNLTTVYHGVATPVKILNTRSGILKGLGEEIEAGRYHSWIVSDDDLPGVLEVTARDANGYIMGLQHKEFDVQGVQFHPESVLTPDGEQILRNWLTPSAPANWRRN from the coding sequence ATGAAAATCTTAGTATTCGATAATTACGATTCGTTCACGTACAACCTCGTTCATCTTGTTGAAAAGATAACGGGTGAGAAAATTGATGTGTTCCGCAATGACCGGATCGGTTTAGCGGACATTGCCGTTTATGATAAAATAATTTTATCCCCGGGACCAGGTATCCCGAAAGAAGCCGGTTTGCTTTTGCCATTGATAAAGGAATATGCCGCTTCAAAATCGATATTGGGTGTTTGCCTCGGACACCAGGCCATAGCGGAAGCTTTTGGAGGAACATTGGTGAACCTTACTACTGTTTATCATGGGGTGGCAACCCCGGTAAAAATTCTGAATACCAGGTCCGGGATCCTGAAAGGACTTGGAGAGGAAATCGAAGCAGGGCGTTACCATAGCTGGATCGTAAGCGATGATGACCTTCCCGGGGTGCTGGAAGTAACTGCACGGGATGCGAATGGATATATCATGGGGTTGCAGCATAAAGAATTTGATGTGCAGGGAGTTCAGTTTCACCCGGAGAGTGTGCTGACGCCGGACGGGGAGCAGATATTGCGGAACTGGTTAACCCCCTCCGCCCCCGCCAACTGGCGGAGGAACTAG
- a CDS encoding fasciclin domain-containing protein → MKKNIFSIIAFTAFSTFALTACNTGEKKEVEAAPEVVKEEVKAPAPAPKDIVDVAIGSTDHTTLVAAVTAAGLVETLKGAGPFTVFAPTNAAFSALPAGTVEGLLKPENKAKLTGILTYHVVAGAVKASDLKDGQKVKTLQGEELTVSIKDGKVMINGANVTSADLTGSNGVVHVIDAVLMPKK, encoded by the coding sequence ATGAAAAAGAACATTTTCTCAATTATTGCCTTCACCGCATTCAGCACATTTGCATTAACCGCCTGTAATACCGGTGAAAAAAAAGAGGTGGAAGCGGCTCCGGAAGTCGTTAAAGAAGAAGTGAAAGCACCTGCTCCGGCCCCAAAAGATATTGTTGATGTAGCCATCGGTTCAACCGATCATACTACACTGGTAGCAGCGGTAACAGCAGCAGGCCTGGTTGAAACATTGAAAGGTGCAGGCCCGTTTACCGTATTTGCCCCAACCAATGCGGCTTTTTCAGCTTTACCAGCCGGAACTGTGGAAGGTTTATTGAAGCCTGAGAACAAAGCAAAGCTCACCGGAATTTTAACGTACCATGTGGTAGCCGGGGCAGTTAAAGCTTCCGACCTGAAAGACGGCCAGAAAGTAAAAACCTTGCAAGGCGAAGAACTCACTGTATCCATCAAAGACGGCAAGGTAATGATCAATGGCGCCAATGTTACTTCTGCTGATTTAACTGGCAGCAATGGTGTGGTGCATGTAATTGATGCTGTTTTGATGCCAAAAAAATAA
- a CDS encoding 4-alpha-glucanotransferase gives MILHFYLRYSTKFGQTMLVSGNTAALGNNDLSRAFSLEYLNEQLWHGSVEIDPKLLEGPLNYKYILHDEKEEEILEFGDDRIVDLQKVRAEKIIFTDTWNHAGLVENVFFTAAFQDVLLKAKRPGSPVSKKEIKNHTHEFRVKAPLLNENEVICISGSAGVLNDWDKDNVLPLSKNGNWWTIKLNLAGEHFPLVYKYGLYNTDEKKFIRFEEGNNRILLADESNRTVSFIHDGFAKVHPTNWKGTGVAIPVFSLRSKKGFGTGEFTDLKLLVDWAKKTGLKMIQLLPVNDTTATNTWKDSYPYSAISAFALHPMLLNVEQVAGKEHEAIIKALAAQHKKLNKLTQVDYEEVVRLKTGVIRQLYGLKKGVFKDDLAYITFFELNRYWLEPYAAFSYLRDKYHTADFSKWEGYSVYDESEIRELVSPARKHYDEIAVHYFTQYHLHLQLKAATEYAHKNGIIIKGDIPIGICRNSVDAWIEPELYHMDEQAGAPPDAFTAKGQNWGFPTYNWEVMQQDDFTWWRKRFEQMSSYFDAFRIDHILGFFRIWSIPAHAVEGIMARFVPAIPVSINEIFERKIVFERHRYTQPYVTDAILYDLFGDQKDAVKKTFFNGNKLKEGFNTQRKVEEYFSKNNAFSKDVKLGLYDLISNVIFFEVPGSNGQQFHFRISMEDTYSFKHLDKHSQDELKKLYIDYFYHRQDEMWRKEAMKKLPGLKRNTNMLVCGEDLGMVPHCVPEVMEQLGILSLEIQRMPKKAGTEFFHPKDAPYLSVVTPSSHDMSTIRGWWEEDSFKTKRFYNLVLNHEGDAPEYCEPWINKEIVVQHLYSPAMWCVFQLQDLMGMSETIRREDPREERINNPSEPEHYWNYRLHINLEDLLKKTAFNEELKGYVQASGR, from the coding sequence ATGATATTACATTTTTATTTGCGTTATTCCACCAAGTTCGGGCAAACCATGCTGGTAAGTGGAAATACGGCGGCCTTGGGAAATAATGATCTTTCCCGGGCTTTTTCACTTGAATACCTCAATGAGCAGCTCTGGCATGGCAGCGTGGAAATAGATCCCAAGCTGCTGGAAGGACCGCTGAACTATAAATACATCCTGCACGATGAAAAAGAGGAGGAGATACTGGAATTTGGCGATGACCGCATTGTTGACCTGCAAAAGGTCAGGGCCGAGAAGATAATATTCACTGATACCTGGAACCATGCAGGGCTGGTGGAGAATGTTTTTTTCACAGCCGCATTCCAGGATGTTCTGCTGAAGGCGAAGCGGCCAGGATCACCAGTTTCGAAAAAAGAGATAAAAAATCATACCCACGAGTTCAGGGTGAAGGCGCCGCTGCTTAATGAGAACGAGGTCATCTGCATCAGTGGCTCTGCCGGCGTATTAAACGACTGGGATAAGGATAATGTACTGCCCCTTTCAAAGAACGGCAACTGGTGGACGATAAAGCTGAACCTGGCCGGGGAACATTTTCCGCTGGTATATAAATATGGACTTTACAACACGGATGAAAAAAAATTCATCCGCTTTGAAGAAGGGAATAACCGGATCCTGCTGGCCGATGAATCGAACAGGACCGTTTCTTTTATACATGATGGTTTTGCAAAAGTGCATCCAACCAACTGGAAGGGAACCGGGGTGGCCATTCCCGTTTTCAGCCTGCGCAGTAAAAAAGGTTTCGGTACCGGCGAGTTCACCGATCTTAAACTGCTGGTGGACTGGGCCAAAAAGACCGGGCTTAAAATGATCCAGTTACTGCCGGTAAACGACACCACCGCAACAAATACGTGGAAGGATTCGTATCCGTATTCAGCCATTTCTGCTTTTGCGTTGCACCCCATGTTGCTGAATGTGGAACAGGTGGCGGGAAAGGAACACGAAGCCATTATTAAAGCGCTGGCGGCACAGCATAAGAAATTGAACAAACTTACCCAGGTTGATTACGAGGAAGTGGTCCGGCTCAAGACCGGCGTCATCCGGCAATTATATGGCCTGAAGAAAGGGGTCTTCAAAGACGATCTTGCGTACATCACTTTCTTTGAACTGAACCGTTACTGGCTGGAACCCTATGCTGCTTTTTCGTACCTGAGGGACAAATACCATACCGCCGATTTCAGTAAATGGGAGGGGTATTCGGTATACGATGAAAGCGAGATCCGGGAGCTGGTAAGTCCTGCCCGGAAGCATTACGATGAGATCGCTGTTCATTATTTCACCCAATACCACCTGCACCTGCAGTTAAAGGCAGCCACCGAATATGCCCATAAGAACGGTATCATAATAAAAGGCGATATTCCCATCGGCATCTGCCGCAACAGCGTGGATGCATGGATAGAGCCGGAACTTTATCACATGGATGAACAGGCCGGTGCCCCGCCCGATGCCTTTACGGCCAAGGGACAGAACTGGGGTTTTCCTACCTATAACTGGGAAGTGATGCAGCAGGATGATTTTACCTGGTGGAGGAAACGCTTTGAGCAGATGAGCAGTTACTTCGATGCGTTCCGCATCGATCATATCCTTGGCTTCTTCCGCATCTGGAGCATACCTGCCCATGCCGTGGAAGGTATCATGGCACGGTTCGTACCGGCCATACCCGTATCCATCAATGAGATATTTGAACGGAAGATCGTTTTTGAACGGCACCGTTATACCCAGCCTTATGTGACCGATGCGATCCTGTACGACCTGTTTGGCGACCAGAAGGATGCGGTTAAAAAAACTTTTTTCAATGGCAATAAACTGAAAGAAGGTTTCAATACACAACGAAAGGTGGAAGAATATTTTTCAAAGAACAATGCATTCAGCAAGGATGTGAAGCTTGGCTTGTACGACCTCATCAGCAATGTGATCTTTTTTGAAGTGCCGGGATCGAACGGGCAGCAGTTTCACTTCCGCATTTCCATGGAAGACACGTATTCGTTCAAACACCTCGACAAGCATTCACAGGATGAGCTTAAAAAATTATACATCGATTACTTCTATCACCGCCAGGATGAGATGTGGCGCAAAGAAGCCATGAAAAAACTCCCGGGCCTGAAGCGAAACACCAATATGCTTGTTTGCGGCGAAGACCTGGGCATGGTGCCGCATTGTGTTCCGGAAGTGATGGAGCAGCTGGGTATCCTGAGCCTGGAGATACAGCGCATGCCGAAAAAGGCCGGTACCGAATTCTTTCATCCGAAAGACGCACCGTATTTAAGTGTGGTTACGCCCTCCTCCCACGACATGAGTACCATACGCGGCTGGTGGGAAGAAGACAGCTTCAAGACCAAACGTTTCTATAACCTGGTGCTGAACCACGAAGGCGATGCGCCTGAATATTGTGAACCCTGGATAAATAAAGAGATCGTTGTACAGCACCTTTATTCACCGGCCATGTGGTGTGTATTCCAGTTGCAGGACCTGATGGGCATGAGCGAGACCATCCGCAGGGAAGATCCCCGGGAAGAACGGATCAACAATCCATCCGAACCGGAGCATTACTGGAATTACCGCCTGCATATAAACCTGGAGGACCTGCTGAAGAAAACAGCATTCAATGAAGAGTTGAAGGGCTATGTACAGGCCAGCGGCAGGTGA
- a CDS encoding dipeptide epimerase: MKVRYKTFNLPFRYPFSISKGTKTEQPTFVAELEFMGIRGYGEAPSISYYNIPVEQMAADLERKKIFVEKFAFSDPERYWHYLHHLFPNNPFLVCALDMAGWDLYGKLKRKQLHELWDLDTARAPLTDYTIGIDTMEKMVAKLKEKPWPIYKIKVGVEHDIEMVAELRKHTDAVLRVDANAGWTLEQALQKIPLLKELGVELVEQPLAKDDWEGMRSLYAQSPLPLFADEACVFEGDVEKCQHHFHGINIKLTKCSGITPARRMIAHARELGMQVMVGCMNESSIGTAAIAQLAPLLDHVDMDGPLLLAEDIAEGVGFENGKIIYTEGPGLGIRMEAF, encoded by the coding sequence ATGAAAGTCAGATACAAAACATTCAACCTTCCTTTCCGCTACCCGTTCAGCATTTCTAAAGGAACAAAGACTGAGCAGCCAACCTTTGTGGCGGAGCTTGAGTTCATGGGTATACGGGGTTATGGCGAAGCGCCTTCCATAAGCTATTACAATATACCGGTTGAGCAAATGGCCGCAGACCTGGAACGTAAAAAAATATTTGTAGAAAAATTCGCCTTCTCCGACCCGGAACGATACTGGCACTACCTGCATCATCTCTTTCCCAACAACCCTTTTTTGGTCTGTGCATTGGATATGGCCGGGTGGGACCTTTATGGCAAACTGAAAAGGAAGCAGTTGCATGAACTGTGGGACCTGGATACCGCCCGGGCGCCGCTTACCGACTATACCATTGGCATTGATACCATGGAGAAAATGGTTGCCAAGCTGAAAGAAAAGCCATGGCCCATCTACAAAATAAAAGTAGGAGTGGAGCATGATATAGAAATGGTAGCTGAATTGCGTAAGCATACCGATGCTGTTCTTCGGGTGGATGCCAATGCCGGCTGGACACTGGAGCAGGCCCTGCAAAAGATCCCGTTGCTGAAAGAACTGGGAGTGGAACTGGTTGAACAGCCGCTTGCCAAAGACGATTGGGAAGGGATGAGGTCATTGTATGCACAATCGCCCCTGCCATTGTTTGCCGATGAAGCCTGTGTGTTTGAAGGGGATGTAGAAAAATGCCAGCATCATTTTCACGGTATCAATATCAAGTTAACCAAGTGCAGCGGCATCACCCCGGCAAGAAGAATGATAGCACATGCACGGGAACTGGGTATGCAGGTGATGGTGGGTTGTATGAATGAAAGTTCGATAGGCACAGCCGCCATCGCACAACTGGCGCCCCTGCTTGACCATGTGGACATGGATGGGCCGTTGTTACTGGCAGAAGATATTGCGGAAGGGGTGGGATTTGAGAACGGGAAGATCATTTATACAGAAGGCCCTGGGTTGGGTATACGTATGGAAGCGTTCTGA